A genome region from Glutamicibacter arilaitensis Re117 includes the following:
- a CDS encoding type I restriction endonuclease subunit R, EcoR124 family — protein MTAYLEAQREKELGEIIAVENLKPEETAQFIDAAFREGSIRASGTAITKVLPPVSRFSKEKNHGEKKRRVVQKLGEFFERFFGLVSKR, from the coding sequence GTGACTGCATACTTGGAAGCCCAGCGGGAGAAGGAACTGGGCGAGATCATCGCTGTGGAGAATTTGAAGCCGGAAGAAACAGCCCAGTTCATCGATGCTGCGTTCCGTGAGGGAAGCATTCGGGCCTCGGGAACAGCGATCACCAAGGTCTTGCCTCCGGTGTCTCGTTTTTCAAAGGAGAAGAACCATGGGGAGAAGAAACGGCGGGTGGTGCAGAAGCTTGGGGAGTTCTTTGAGAGGTTCTTTGGGTTGGTCTCGAAAAGATAG
- a CDS encoding DUF6153 family protein, whose product MKTFTLVERQDAMNQVMTPRRFLSLLVPASGNPAGRRPVILMLGLAGIILGILGMHVLGASHQAPDTAGLSAASAHQAVSHDHGPAVMATDGTVGGEADSTCYGPCNGEHHLMAAMCVLIVIVLAVLWFLPKRWFIIPGKGLRAPPVMPAPANRLPWTPSLIELSISRT is encoded by the coding sequence ATGAAAACCTTCACTCTGGTGGAAAGGCAGGATGCGATGAATCAGGTTATGACGCCTCGTCGTTTCCTGTCTCTGCTTGTCCCTGCGTCGGGCAATCCTGCTGGCCGCCGCCCGGTTATTCTTATGCTGGGTTTGGCCGGAATCATCCTCGGAATCTTGGGGATGCATGTCTTAGGAGCGTCCCACCAAGCGCCAGATACTGCTGGTCTGAGCGCGGCCTCTGCGCACCAAGCAGTCTCCCACGATCACGGTCCAGCCGTAATGGCCACAGATGGGACGGTCGGTGGCGAGGCAGATAGTACCTGCTACGGGCCATGCAATGGCGAACATCATCTCATGGCTGCCATGTGCGTACTCATAGTCATTGTCCTGGCCGTCTTGTGGTTTCTTCCTAAGCGTTGGTTCATTATTCCTGGCAAGGGGCTGCGCGCCCCGCCAGTCATGCCTGCACCGGCAAACCGGTTGCCGTGGACTCCCTCACTCATCGAACTCTCTATCAGTCGCACATAA
- a CDS encoding heavy metal translocating P-type ATPase encodes MNRLQKWVYGNWSVPVVSGVLIIISFAIQRLAGGVANLTVSPQWWLDAGAHATHASAAFTLGDVFMIAAAVVAGYGIVAKAVRALIAKVVGIDLLVSVAAIGAVIIGNFWEAAAVTFLFAIGHALEAATLNKTRSALAELVAVAPDSAIVVRDGEQQEIPAGQVRMGEIVLVKNGAKVPVDGQVVSGTGAIDEASITGESIPVEKTKGGQVFAGTVSRGGFLQVLATGIGADTTLARIIHRVEEAQDAKAKTQAFIDRFSTWYTPAVMVLALVAGLISGDVVLALTLLVIGCPGALVISIPVAIVAGIGRAARNGILIKGGEFLETSAKITAVAVDKTGTLTEGKPQLTDVIILDSTLDRTEVLRWAAAAEAGSEHPLARPILETAREEGVAPQGIPGAVTPVPGKGIVANVNGRQVLIGNPPLLEQYGIASGIAEAAQAAQDLAAAGKTPMIVAVDGRVIGVVAVADQIRQDAPEMVARLHRAGVEKVVMLTGDTRPVAEAVGKATGIDEIHASLLPEDKLDAVTELQRQGHTIAMVGDGVNDAPALATANIGVAMGAAGSAVAVETADIALMGDNLLKLPEAIGLAKRTVNVMKQNIAIALITVVLLLAGVFAGGVTMSIGMLVHEASVLVVIANAMRLLRNTRDSTTMPKSERTIGTAAEQVAA; translated from the coding sequence GTGAACAGGCTCCAAAAATGGGTCTATGGGAACTGGTCAGTCCCCGTCGTATCCGGCGTGCTCATCATCATCTCCTTCGCCATCCAGCGGCTGGCCGGGGGTGTCGCCAACCTCACCGTCAGCCCCCAGTGGTGGCTCGACGCCGGGGCCCACGCCACTCACGCCAGCGCGGCTTTCACCCTCGGGGATGTCTTCATGATCGCCGCGGCCGTGGTTGCCGGCTACGGGATCGTGGCGAAGGCGGTGCGCGCGCTGATCGCCAAGGTCGTCGGCATCGACCTGCTCGTGTCGGTTGCGGCTATCGGCGCGGTCATCATCGGCAACTTCTGGGAGGCCGCGGCGGTCACGTTCCTGTTCGCGATCGGCCACGCGCTGGAAGCTGCGACCCTGAACAAGACCCGCTCGGCACTGGCCGAACTCGTCGCCGTCGCCCCGGATTCCGCGATCGTTGTGCGCGATGGCGAGCAACAGGAGATCCCTGCCGGGCAAGTGAGAATGGGCGAGATCGTCCTGGTCAAGAACGGTGCGAAGGTCCCCGTGGACGGCCAGGTCGTCTCCGGCACCGGTGCCATCGACGAGGCCTCCATCACCGGCGAGTCCATCCCGGTGGAGAAAACTAAAGGCGGGCAGGTCTTCGCCGGCACCGTCTCCCGCGGCGGCTTCCTACAGGTCCTGGCCACTGGCATCGGCGCAGATACCACCTTGGCCCGCATCATCCACCGTGTGGAAGAGGCTCAGGACGCCAAGGCCAAGACCCAGGCCTTCATCGACCGGTTCTCCACGTGGTACACCCCCGCCGTCATGGTCCTGGCCCTGGTGGCCGGACTTATCAGCGGAGACGTGGTGCTGGCCCTGACCCTGTTGGTCATCGGCTGCCCGGGCGCCCTGGTGATCTCCATCCCGGTCGCCATCGTGGCGGGCATCGGCCGCGCCGCGCGCAACGGCATCCTCATCAAGGGCGGCGAGTTCCTGGAGACCTCCGCGAAGATCACGGCGGTCGCCGTGGACAAGACCGGCACCCTCACCGAGGGCAAACCGCAGCTGACCGACGTCATCATCCTGGATTCCACGCTCGACCGTACGGAGGTGTTGCGCTGGGCCGCGGCAGCTGAGGCCGGCTCCGAACACCCACTGGCCCGCCCCATCCTGGAGACCGCCCGCGAGGAGGGCGTTGCCCCGCAGGGCATCCCCGGCGCCGTCACCCCGGTCCCCGGCAAGGGCATCGTGGCGAACGTCAATGGCCGCCAGGTGCTGATCGGCAACCCGCCGCTACTGGAGCAGTACGGCATTGCCTCGGGCATCGCCGAGGCTGCGCAGGCCGCCCAGGACCTGGCCGCCGCCGGGAAAACACCTATGATCGTCGCTGTTGACGGGAGGGTGATCGGCGTCGTCGCCGTCGCGGACCAGATCCGCCAGGACGCACCGGAGATGGTCGCGCGACTGCACCGGGCCGGCGTCGAGAAGGTCGTCATGCTCACCGGTGACACCCGACCGGTGGCCGAGGCCGTCGGCAAAGCCACCGGGATCGACGAGATCCACGCCTCCCTGCTCCCTGAGGACAAGCTGGACGCTGTCACCGAGCTACAGCGCCAGGGCCACACGATCGCGATGGTCGGTGACGGCGTCAATGACGCTCCGGCTCTCGCCACCGCGAACATCGGCGTGGCGATGGGTGCGGCAGGCTCGGCCGTGGCCGTGGAGACCGCGGACATCGCCCTGATGGGCGACAACCTGCTCAAGCTGCCCGAGGCCATCGGCCTGGCCAAGCGAACCGTGAACGTGATGAAGCAGAACATCGCGATCGCCCTGATCACCGTGGTGCTGCTACTGGCCGGAGTCTTCGCCGGCGGAGTGACCATGTCGATCGGCATGCTCGTCCACGAAGCCTCCGTGCTCGTGGTGATCGCCAACGCGATGCGGCTGCTGCGAAACACCCGAGACTCCACGACGATGCCAAAGAGTGAACGCACCATCGGGACAGCTGCGGAGCAGGTGGCCGCCTGA
- a CDS encoding copper-translocating P-type ATPase has translation MSEQPTHGQATPAGHAHSAVDDEHAVHSHGEHAGHSTAMFKNKFWLSLALSIPVVIFSPMFAHLFGYQIPDFPGAVWIAPVLGSVIFFYGGLPFLKGGWKELRSKQPGMMLLITLAITIAFLSSWITTLGIGNFNLDFWWELALLVVIMLLGHWIEMRALGSARGALDALAELLPDEAERVTAEGTDTVRISDLSVGDIVLVRSGSRLPADGEITEGQAELDESMITGESKTVPRGPGDSVVAGTVATDSSLRIKVAAVGSDTALAGIQRLVSEAQASSSKAQALADRAAAFLFYFALSAGIITFLTWVLLGSPNEAVIRTVTVLVIACPHALGLAIPLVIAISTERAARAGVLIKNRMALERMRTIDVVLFDKTGTLTLGQPALTGISTAPGLSDNDLLALAAAVEADSEHPSARAIVAAARARDIRIPTATEFTSLTGRGVTANVGGADIMIGGPNLLDSQALTIPRELQEQTQPWVERGASVLHVVRAGQVIGALSLEDEIRADSRQAVAALQSRGLKVAMITGDAQQVAEAVAGKLGIDEVFAQVLPQDKDKKVAELQARGLKVAMVGDGVNDSPALARAEVGIAIGAGTDVAIESAGVVLAGNDPRAVMSMLELSRASYRKMIQNLAWATGYNVIAVPLAAGALAFAGVSISPAIAAILMSLSTIVVALNAQLLRRINLDPDTIH, from the coding sequence ATGTCTGAACAGCCGACTCATGGCCAGGCGACGCCGGCTGGCCATGCGCATTCGGCAGTTGACGATGAACACGCCGTCCACAGCCACGGCGAGCACGCAGGACACAGTACCGCGATGTTCAAGAATAAGTTCTGGTTGAGCCTGGCACTCTCAATCCCGGTGGTAATTTTCAGCCCGATGTTCGCCCACCTCTTCGGCTATCAGATCCCGGACTTCCCCGGCGCCGTCTGGATCGCTCCGGTGCTCGGATCGGTGATCTTCTTCTACGGAGGACTGCCCTTCCTGAAGGGCGGCTGGAAAGAACTGCGCAGCAAGCAGCCTGGAATGATGCTGCTGATCACGCTGGCAATCACTATCGCCTTTCTCTCCTCGTGGATCACCACGCTAGGCATCGGCAACTTCAACCTCGACTTCTGGTGGGAACTGGCCCTGCTGGTAGTGATCATGCTTCTGGGCCACTGGATCGAGATGCGCGCCCTAGGCTCGGCGCGCGGCGCACTAGATGCTCTGGCAGAACTGCTACCTGATGAAGCCGAACGCGTCACCGCAGAGGGCACGGACACAGTACGAATCAGCGATCTATCCGTCGGCGATATCGTACTGGTCCGCTCCGGTAGCCGACTGCCTGCTGACGGGGAAATCACCGAAGGCCAAGCGGAACTGGACGAATCGATGATCACCGGCGAATCCAAGACCGTACCGCGAGGTCCCGGAGACAGCGTAGTGGCCGGCACTGTGGCCACGGACAGCTCCCTGCGCATCAAGGTGGCAGCCGTCGGGTCAGATACCGCTCTAGCCGGAATCCAGCGTCTGGTCTCTGAGGCCCAGGCCTCCTCCTCGAAAGCCCAAGCGCTAGCGGACCGTGCAGCGGCTTTTCTGTTCTACTTCGCTCTTAGCGCCGGCATCATCACTTTCCTCACCTGGGTGCTCCTGGGCAGTCCCAACGAGGCGGTTATCCGCACCGTCACCGTTCTGGTCATCGCCTGCCCGCACGCACTGGGCCTTGCCATTCCACTGGTCATCGCGATCTCCACCGAACGGGCGGCACGGGCTGGAGTGCTGATCAAGAACCGCATGGCCTTGGAACGGATGCGCACCATCGATGTGGTCCTCTTCGACAAAACCGGCACTCTAACTCTGGGCCAGCCTGCTCTGACCGGCATTTCCACAGCCCCTGGTCTCAGCGATAACGACTTGCTGGCACTGGCGGCCGCAGTTGAGGCGGACAGCGAACATCCCTCGGCCCGGGCTATCGTCGCAGCGGCCCGGGCCCGAGACATCCGGATTCCGACTGCTACCGAATTTACCTCGCTGACCGGGCGTGGCGTGACCGCCAACGTCGGTGGAGCCGACATCATGATCGGCGGACCGAACTTGCTTGACTCCCAAGCCCTGACGATCCCGCGAGAACTGCAGGAGCAGACTCAGCCTTGGGTCGAGCGAGGCGCCTCCGTACTCCACGTGGTTCGTGCTGGGCAAGTGATTGGTGCCCTGAGTTTGGAAGATGAGATCCGCGCCGATTCCCGCCAGGCCGTTGCCGCGTTGCAGTCCCGGGGCCTCAAAGTCGCGATGATCACCGGTGATGCGCAGCAGGTCGCCGAAGCAGTGGCTGGAAAGCTGGGCATCGACGAGGTCTTCGCCCAAGTCCTGCCCCAGGACAAGGATAAGAAGGTTGCCGAGCTGCAGGCCCGCGGCCTGAAAGTGGCCATGGTCGGGGACGGGGTCAACGACTCCCCAGCACTGGCTCGGGCCGAGGTTGGCATTGCCATCGGTGCCGGCACCGATGTGGCAATAGAATCGGCGGGGGTTGTCTTGGCCGGCAACGACCCGCGGGCGGTGATGTCTATGCTGGAACTATCCAGAGCCAGCTACCGCAAGATGATCCAGAACCTGGCGTGGGCCACCGGCTATAACGTGATTGCGGTCCCGCTGGCTGCCGGAGCACTGGCGTTTGCTGGGGTGTCGATCTCTCCGGCCATCGCAGCGATCCTGATGTCTCTGTCCACCATCGTGGTCGCGCTCAACGCCCAATTGCTGCGACGCATCAATCTCGATCCAGACACCATACATTAA
- a CDS encoding F510_1955 family glycosylhydrolase: MLTQNSLLRARKRAVLSVAALSMVLLTGCTQSISEGPAAQEAASVAVFSHVHGMSVDPDSGRILLATHEGLFDATADEPQKIGPTIDLMGFATAGKDEYYASGHPSAETGLPDPAGLIRSTDGGSTWEPLSLQGKSDFHALAVTGESVIGFDGTLRVTDDTVTWNTIDAGIQPYHLAGSPLSQVVLATTEQGVHRSEDGGKTWTLPQDAPVLLLTAFASKSVAVGVEPDGAVQLSRDAGRTWQKTGGVVTGQPAAIAATGDDGGQVRIWVATSTGISHSTDDGATFTEKTP; the protein is encoded by the coding sequence ATGCTTACACAGAACTCACTTTTGCGCGCTCGAAAACGCGCAGTCTTGTCCGTCGCCGCGCTCTCTATGGTCCTACTCACGGGCTGCACGCAGTCAATCAGCGAAGGACCCGCTGCGCAAGAAGCTGCCAGCGTCGCAGTCTTCAGCCACGTCCACGGCATGAGCGTTGACCCGGATTCCGGGCGCATCCTTTTGGCCACCCATGAGGGACTCTTCGATGCCACAGCTGACGAACCGCAGAAAATCGGGCCCACCATTGACCTGATGGGATTCGCCACCGCCGGAAAAGACGAGTATTACGCTTCCGGGCACCCGTCGGCTGAGACCGGTCTGCCCGACCCGGCGGGTTTGATCCGATCAACTGATGGCGGGTCCACGTGGGAACCGCTCTCTCTTCAAGGCAAATCCGATTTCCACGCCTTGGCCGTCACCGGCGAGAGCGTCATCGGTTTTGACGGCACACTGCGGGTGACCGATGACACGGTCACATGGAACACCATAGATGCCGGCATCCAGCCCTATCATCTCGCCGGAAGCCCGCTGTCCCAAGTCGTGCTGGCCACCACCGAACAAGGAGTACACCGTTCTGAAGATGGCGGGAAAACCTGGACCTTACCCCAAGACGCTCCGGTCCTGCTGCTGACCGCTTTTGCCAGCAAATCGGTCGCCGTCGGAGTGGAACCGGATGGTGCGGTGCAGCTCAGCCGCGATGCCGGACGCACTTGGCAAAAGACTGGTGGAGTCGTCACCGGGCAACCGGCTGCCATTGCCGCCACCGGCGACGATGGCGGACAGGTGCGGATCTGGGTGGCCACCAGTACGGGTATCTCACACTCCACGGACGACGGAGCGACTTTCACCGAGAAAACCCCATGA
- the cmtR gene encoding Cd(II)/Pb(II)-sensing metalloregulatory transcriptional regulator CmtR — translation MMNIESRIAAMNRLGRAMADPTRSRILLSLLHEPGYPAELAQILGLSRANVSNHLTCLRGCGIVVAKMEGRKTRYEITDPHLTTALSALVDVTLAVDDQVPCLDSSCPDCATSADREHEEQA, via the coding sequence ATGATGAACATTGAATCACGGATCGCTGCGATGAACCGGCTTGGCCGTGCCATGGCCGACCCCACCCGGTCACGCATCCTCCTGTCCTTGCTGCACGAACCCGGATACCCAGCGGAACTTGCCCAAATCTTGGGGCTGAGCCGTGCGAACGTTTCAAACCATCTGACCTGCCTGCGCGGCTGCGGAATTGTCGTGGCGAAAATGGAAGGCCGCAAAACCCGGTACGAAATCACCGATCCTCACCTCACCACCGCCCTGAGCGCCCTGGTTGACGTGACGTTGGCCGTCGATGATCAAGTACCTTGCCTGGACTCTTCCTGCCCTGACTGCGCCACCAGCGCCGATCGAGAACACGAGGAGCAAGCATGA
- a CDS encoding four-helix bundle copper-binding protein: MSHIISMLKTHPNKPNDPVLQKLADCIAACFECAQSCTACADACLAEDMVAELRLCIRTNLDCADICNATVNVLTRQTGQNPSAVKAMLEACRTACQQCATECEKHAGMHEHCQVCAEACRRCEKACALLLAAIG; encoded by the coding sequence ATGAGTCACATCATCTCCATGCTGAAAACCCACCCCAACAAACCCAATGACCCGGTCCTTCAGAAGCTTGCGGACTGTATCGCCGCCTGTTTCGAATGCGCCCAGAGCTGTACCGCGTGTGCCGACGCGTGCTTGGCCGAAGACATGGTCGCCGAGTTGCGTCTCTGCATCCGGACCAATCTCGACTGCGCCGATATCTGCAACGCCACCGTCAACGTTCTGACTCGCCAAACCGGCCAGAACCCATCGGCAGTCAAGGCAATGCTTGAAGCCTGCCGGACAGCCTGCCAGCAGTGTGCCACCGAATGCGAGAAGCATGCTGGCATGCACGAGCATTGCCAGGTCTGCGCTGAAGCTTGCCGCCGGTGCGAAAAAGCTTGTGCCCTGCTGTTGGCGGCCATCGGCTAA
- a CDS encoding DUF305 domain-containing protein, with product MKRLTSISATALAAALVLSGCSTDAGTTEPESTMSGMDHGSMPPSASDAAADHNSADAMFAQMMTPHHEQAVQMSDIMLAKKNLDPRVTELAQDIKAAQGPEIKKMNDWLQTWGEPMKMSGSHEMDGMMTPEDLSNLEATQGTEASRLFLTQMIAHHEGAITMAEDEVANGSNPAAVELAKDVVSSQGTEIQAMKTLLADL from the coding sequence ATGAAACGCCTGACTTCCATTTCGGCAACCGCTCTTGCAGCAGCGCTCGTCCTGTCCGGATGCTCCACCGACGCTGGCACCACCGAACCTGAAAGCACTATGTCCGGCATGGATCATGGCAGCATGCCGCCGTCGGCCTCCGATGCTGCAGCCGACCACAATAGTGCCGATGCCATGTTCGCGCAGATGATGACGCCTCATCACGAACAGGCTGTCCAGATGAGCGACATCATGCTGGCCAAGAAAAACCTGGATCCCCGGGTTACCGAGCTTGCCCAGGACATCAAAGCCGCCCAGGGGCCGGAAATCAAGAAAATGAACGACTGGCTCCAGACCTGGGGCGAGCCTATGAAGATGTCCGGAAGCCATGAGATGGACGGGATGATGACCCCGGAGGACCTTTCCAACCTCGAAGCCACCCAGGGCACCGAAGCTTCGCGGTTGTTCCTGACCCAAATGATCGCCCACCATGAGGGGGCCATCACTATGGCTGAGGACGAAGTCGCCAACGGATCGAATCCTGCAGCCGTCGAGCTGGCTAAGGATGTTGTCTCCAGCCAGGGAACCGAAATTCAGGCCATGAAGACCCTGCTAGCCGACCTCTAA
- a CDS encoding cupin domain-containing protein, protein MSEKNFTLGDNVEHFTIEDVARDNPDFRKVLWTGEHTQIVAMTIPPGGEIGDEVHEHTDQILTFVSGTGEADLNGHTHPIDAGDQCAVPAGAQHNFRNTGDEPLVLYTIYSPPEHATGAVFATREEADAAEAAGEDEPPRS, encoded by the coding sequence ATGAGCGAAAAGAACTTCACCCTTGGCGACAACGTCGAGCATTTCACCATCGAGGACGTGGCCAGGGATAATCCTGACTTCCGGAAGGTGCTGTGGACCGGAGAACACACCCAGATCGTGGCGATGACCATTCCGCCCGGTGGCGAGATCGGAGACGAGGTCCACGAACACACCGATCAGATCCTGACCTTTGTCTCCGGAACCGGCGAAGCCGACCTCAATGGCCACACCCACCCCATCGATGCCGGTGACCAGTGCGCGGTACCCGCCGGTGCCCAGCACAACTTCCGCAACACCGGCGACGAGCCGCTGGTGCTGTACACCATCTACAGCCCACCCGAGCACGCTACCGGCGCCGTATTCGCCACCCGGGAAGAGGCTGACGCCGCCGAAGCCGCCGGTGAGGACGAACCGCCCCGGTCCTGA
- a CDS encoding heavy metal translocating P-type ATPase, with amino-acid sequence MSSACGCDSPEPTEEFEEELPWWRDWHVLVPIASGVFFLAGLVLEWSTHGESAAIVALVLFWIGLLLGAFTFVPGALQKLFTKRKLGIGLLMAISATGAVILGYVEEAAALAFLYSIAEALEDKAMDRARSGLRSLLKLVPETATVIRDGIPVTVSAAEIKIGDALRVKPGERLATDGVVSQGSSSLDTSAITGESIPVEVTVGDQVAAGSINSSGALVVTATANGTDNSLTTLVSLVEQAQSERGERARLADRIARPLVPGVIVLAVLVAVLGAIFGDPETWITRALIVLVAASPCAMAIAVPVTVVSAIGAASKFGVIIKSGAAFERLGSLRRIAVDKTGTLTRNQPVVTQVQTVDDATREEVLAVAAALEQHSTHPLATAITAAVPAIPEAAAVNEEPGHGITGVLDGVQVGVGSPRWIAPGSLASAVESMEASGQTCVMVTRAEQVIGVIGVRDELRPEAAEAIRDLHNQGIDVVMLTGDNSRTAHALASIAGIDTVHAELRPEDKAREIASSVQQVPTGMIGDGINDAPALASATVGIAMGATGADAAIESADVAFTGHDLRLIPQALSHARRGRAIMNQNIVLSMAIIVVLLPLAITGVLGLAAVVLVHEVAEVIVIANGLRAARIHRKQLTQQPGNVLH; translated from the coding sequence ATGAGTTCCGCCTGCGGTTGCGATTCACCGGAACCCACCGAAGAATTCGAAGAGGAACTGCCCTGGTGGCGGGATTGGCACGTGCTCGTCCCCATAGCCTCAGGCGTTTTCTTCCTCGCTGGGCTCGTCCTTGAATGGAGCACCCACGGCGAAAGCGCCGCCATCGTGGCCTTGGTGCTGTTTTGGATCGGCCTACTGCTGGGCGCTTTTACCTTTGTTCCCGGTGCCCTTCAAAAACTGTTCACGAAACGGAAACTCGGCATTGGGCTGCTGATGGCCATCAGCGCCACCGGCGCGGTCATCCTCGGCTATGTCGAAGAAGCCGCAGCCCTGGCATTCCTGTATTCCATTGCCGAAGCCCTGGAAGACAAAGCCATGGACAGGGCACGCTCGGGCCTGCGCTCTTTGTTGAAGCTCGTCCCGGAAACGGCCACCGTCATCCGTGACGGCATACCGGTCACAGTCAGTGCTGCAGAGATCAAGATTGGCGATGCCCTGCGCGTGAAGCCTGGTGAACGCTTGGCAACCGATGGCGTGGTCAGCCAAGGATCAAGCAGCTTGGACACCTCCGCTATCACGGGGGAATCAATTCCCGTGGAAGTAACCGTAGGCGACCAGGTTGCTGCTGGTTCCATCAATTCATCCGGCGCGCTAGTAGTCACTGCAACGGCAAACGGCACGGACAACTCCCTGACCACGTTGGTGAGCCTGGTCGAGCAAGCCCAGTCGGAACGTGGCGAACGGGCACGGCTCGCTGACCGCATTGCCCGCCCGCTGGTTCCCGGTGTCATCGTCCTGGCCGTACTGGTTGCTGTGCTTGGAGCGATCTTCGGCGATCCCGAAACCTGGATCACCCGCGCACTGATCGTGCTGGTCGCAGCCTCGCCTTGCGCGATGGCCATCGCCGTTCCTGTCACCGTTGTTTCCGCCATCGGAGCTGCCAGCAAGTTCGGTGTCATCATCAAAAGCGGAGCAGCCTTCGAACGGCTTGGTTCCCTGCGCCGCATCGCGGTAGATAAAACTGGAACACTCACACGCAATCAGCCAGTGGTCACGCAAGTCCAGACCGTTGATGATGCGACTCGCGAAGAGGTGCTCGCCGTTGCTGCCGCCCTGGAACAGCACAGCACCCACCCTCTAGCTACGGCCATCACCGCAGCAGTACCCGCGATCCCGGAGGCAGCGGCGGTTAACGAAGAGCCAGGACACGGCATTACCGGCGTCCTGGATGGTGTTCAGGTCGGGGTCGGCAGTCCTCGATGGATTGCCCCAGGATCGCTTGCTTCCGCTGTTGAATCCATGGAGGCCTCCGGGCAAACCTGCGTCATGGTCACCCGTGCAGAGCAGGTCATTGGCGTGATCGGCGTGCGCGATGAACTACGCCCTGAAGCGGCCGAGGCAATTCGAGACCTGCATAACCAGGGAATCGACGTGGTGATGCTCACCGGCGATAACTCCCGTACTGCCCACGCGCTGGCTTCAATCGCCGGTATAGACACCGTTCATGCCGAACTGCGACCTGAAGACAAGGCCCGTGAAATCGCTTCGTCGGTGCAGCAGGTTCCTACAGGGATGATCGGTGACGGGATCAACGATGCCCCTGCCTTGGCTAGCGCTACCGTGGGGATTGCGATGGGCGCTACCGGTGCCGATGCCGCCATAGAATCAGCCGACGTAGCCTTCACCGGCCATGACTTGAGACTGATCCCGCAAGCCTTGTCCCATGCCCGACGGGGCCGAGCGATCATGAATCAGAACATCGTCCTGTCAATGGCGATCATCGTTGTCCTGCTGCCCTTGGCTATTACCGGAGTGCTTGGATTAGCCGCGGTAGTGCTGGTTCACGAGGTCGCAGAAGTCATCGTGATTGCCAACGGCCTTCGCGCTGCCCGTATCCACCGCAAGCAGCTCACCCAGCAGCCGGGCAACGTCCTGCATTAG
- a CDS encoding antitoxin VbhA family protein, protein MAEKFDIEERWPELFAQLDANQRNAVRQSLAAAWHEGWVPNREDVENLTDEARGVIDEAEYLRRVDAAAERHRSGAHVVAK, encoded by the coding sequence ATGGCCGAGAAGTTTGATATTGAGGAACGGTGGCCGGAACTGTTTGCGCAGCTCGACGCTAACCAGCGCAATGCGGTTCGGCAGTCGCTGGCTGCGGCCTGGCATGAGGGATGGGTTCCGAACCGCGAGGACGTTGAGAATTTGACTGACGAGGCCCGTGGCGTGATCGATGAGGCGGAGTATTTGCGTCGTGTTGACGCGGCGGCTGAGCGTCATCGGTCCGGTGCTCATGTGGTGGCTAAGTGA